From one Pempheris klunzingeri isolate RE-2024b chromosome 9, fPemKlu1.hap1, whole genome shotgun sequence genomic stretch:
- the gla gene encoding alpha-galactosidase A codes for MCRCALLLGLIVVMSPAAEALDNGLALKPTMGWLHWERFLCNIDCDKDPNNCISERLYMQMADVMVKEGWKEAGYEYVCIDDCWLSRQRDAQGRLQADPKRFPGGIKKLADYVHSKGLKLGIYADVGKNTCAGYPGSLGYYETDAQTFADWDVDLLKFDGCFMDWNLLGEGYVNMSKALNKTGHSILYSCEWPLYEWTFQKPNYTAIRETCNHWRNFADVYDSWSSVKSILEWTASHQDVIVPSAGPGGWNDPDMLVIGNFGLSRDQQESQMALWAIMAAPLLMSNDLRDICPRSKELLQNRLIIAISQDSLGKQGYRTAKVDSFEVWERPLSGNRLAVAMLNMQEIGGPRRLVIEAVPGWRKCNPLCNVTQILPQYKEMGLQTPHSKMVVSVNPSGTTLLTITPISSNSQGLYKLHWQDTSVKQKRATIL; via the exons ATGTGCAGGTGTGCGCTGCTCCTCGGGCTCATCGTTGTAATGAGCCCCGCTGCTGAAGCGCTGGACAATGGTCTGGCGCTGAAACCCACAATGGGCTGGCTGCACTGGGAGAGGTTCCTATGTAATATCGATTGTGACAAAGACCCCAATAACTGCATCAG TGAGCGTCTGTACATGCAGATGGCAGATGTGATGGTCAAGGAGGGCTGGAAAGAGGCCGGCTACGAGTACGTCTGCATCGATGACTGCTGGCTCTCCCGCCAGCGCGATGCCCAGGGCCGCCTGCAGGCAGACCCCAAAAGATTCCCGGGGGGCATCAAGAAACTGGCCGACTAT gTTCATTCTAAGGGACTGAAGCTGGGTATCTATGCAGATGTGGGGAAAAATACGTGTGCTGGATACCCGGGCAGTCTGGGTTACTATGAGACAGATGCTCAGACCTTTGCTGACTGGGATGTGGATCTGCTCAAGTTTGATGGCTGCTTTATGGACTGGAACTTACTGGGAGAGG GATACGTGAACATGTCAAAGGCGCTGAACAAGACCGGACACAGTATCCTCTACTCCTGCGAGTGGCCTTTGTATGAGTGGACTTTCCAAAAG CCCAACTACACAGCCATCCGTGAGACGTGTAACCACTGGCGCAACTTCGCTGATGTGTACGACTCATGGAGCTCTGTCAAGTCCATCTTGGAGTGGACTGCTTCTCATCAAGACGTCATTGTGCCCTCGGCTGGACCTGGAGGCTGGAACGACCCCGATATG CTCGTGATTGGGAACTTTGGCCTGAGTCGTGACCAGCAGGAATCTCAGATGGCATTATGGGCCATCATGGCAGCCCCTCTGCTCATGTCTAACGATCTGAGGGACATTTGTCCTCGCTCCAAGGAGCTGCTGCAAAACAGACTCATCATAGCCATCAGTCAGGACTCACTGGGAAAGCAAGGATACCGCACTGCCAAG GTGGACAGTTTTGAGGTGTGGGAGAGGCCTCTGTCAGGTAACCGACTGGCTGTCGCCATGCTGAACATGCAGGAGATCGGTGGTCCCCGAAGGTTAGTCATCGAAGCCGTACCTGGCTGGAGGAAGTGCAACCCCTTGTGTAATGTCACACAGATCCTGCCTCAGTACAAGGAAATGGGACTTCAGACTCCACATAGCAAAATGGTTGTGTCTGTCAACCCTTCAGGCACCACTCTACTGACCATCACTCCCATCAGCAGCAACTCTCAGGGGCTCTACAAGCTGCACTGGCAGGACACATCTGTCAAACAAAAGCGCGCCACCATTTTGTAA
- the rpl36a gene encoding large ribosomal subunit protein eL42 translates to MVNVPKTRRTYCKKCKKHQPHKVTQYKKGKDSLYAQGKRRYDRKQSGYGGQTKPIFRKKAKTTKKIVLRLECVEPNCRSKRMLAIKRCKHFELGGDKKRKGQVIQF, encoded by the exons ATG GTGAACGTCCCGAAGACCCGCAGGACCTACTGCAAGAAGTGCAAAAAGCACCAACCCCACAAAGTTACCCAGTACAAGAAGGGAAAGGATTCCCTCTATGCACAGG GTAAGAGGAGATACGACAGAAAGCAGAGTGGGTACGGTGGTCAGACGAAGCCCATTTTCCGAAAGAAG gctaaGACTACCAAGAAGATTGTGTTGAGGCTTGAGTGTGTGGAGCCCAACTGCAGATCCAAGAGAATGCTGGCCATCAAGAGATGCAAGCACTTTGAGTTGGGTGGTGACAAGAAGAGAAAG GGCCAGGTCATCCAGTTCTAA
- the btk gene encoding tyrosine-protein kinase BTK, with the protein MSDNILEEIFIKRSQQKKKTSPLNYKERWFVLTQEKISYYDFDPDKGKRKGLRGSVDIEKIKCVETVQPEPNAPQERMYAFQVIYDEGPLYIFAKTEDVRAQWIKKLKEMVRFNKDLMQKYHPCSWMDGVWLCCHQEVKQAMGCKVLDSKNGFTSKPSRRRGSRKPLPPTPTEEKPGRPLPPQPPEDLAPFLGMTVIAEYNYTSMTPQDLELRQAEEYTILEMSDANWWRARDKYGKEGYIPSNYVVKAENGLERFDWYCKNMNRSQAEKLLKTENKDGGFLVRDSSKAGKYTVSLFSKGGGETGGSCRHYNICTSPQGQFYLAEKYNFSTIPELINYHQHNAAGMVSRLKYIVSNRARPPSTAGLGYGVWEIDPHCLTFIKELGCGQFGVVKYGKWQGRHDVAIKMIKEGSMSEDDFIEEAKIMMKLRHENLVQLYGVCTKQRPIYIVTEFLSNGCLLTYLREGLKQHPTVVQLLEMCKDVSEGMAYLESKQYIHRDLAARNCLVDGNGTVKVTDFGLSRYVLDDEYTSSAGSKFPVRWSPPEVLLYCKFSSKSDIWAYGVLMWEVYTLGRLPYERLNNTEIVDQVSRGLRLFRPQLANEKVYSIMSSCWLDKADERPTFEELALAVQDVLYELQ; encoded by the exons ATGTCAGACAATATACTGGAAGAAATCTTCATTAAACGAtctcagcagaagaagaaaacctcCCCTTTGAACTACAAGGAGAGATGGTTTGTTCTCACCCAGGAAAAAATTTCCTACTATGATTTTGATCCTGACAAAGGG AAGCGAAAAGGTTTGAGAGGATCAGTTGACATTGAGAAGATCAAGTGTGTAGAGACTGTCCAGCCAGAGCCCAATGCCCCGCAAGAGCGCATGTATGCATTCCAG GTCATTTATGATGAGGGGCCGCTGTACATCTTTGCAAAGACAGAGGATGTTCGGGCTCAGTGGATAAAGAAGCTGAAAGAAA TGGTGCGCTTCAACAAGGATCTCATGCAGAAATACCATCCTTGTTCCTGGATGGATGGGGTGTGGCTGTGCTGCCACCAGGAAGTTAAACAAGCTATGGGTTGCAAGGTTTTGGATAGTAAAAATG GCTTTACATCTAAACCATCTCGGCGAAGGGGATCCAGGAAACCTCTCCCTCCTACCCCAACTGAG GAGAAGCCTGGCCGGCCTTTACCTCCACAGCCCCCTGAGGATCTTGCCCCCTTTCTAGGCATGACTGTCATAGCAGAGTATAATTACACATCCATGACACCCCAAGACCTGGAGCTGAGGCAGGCCGAAGAGTATACCATCCTGGAAATGTCTGATGCAAACTGGTGGAGAGCCAGAGACAAATATGG aaAAGAAGGATATATACCTAGTAATTATGTTGTGAAAGCAGAAAATGGGCTAGAAAGATTTGA ctgGTATTGCAAGAATATGAACCGTAGCCAGGCAGAAAAGCTGTTAAAGACTGAG AACAAAGACGGAGGCTTCTTGGTACGGGACTCAAGCAAGGCTGGGAAATACACTGTGTCTTTGTTCTCTAAAGGTGGCGG GGAAACTGGAGGAAGCTGCAGACATTATAACATCTGCACCTCCCCACAGGGCCAGTTTTACCTGGCAGAGAAGTATAATTTCAGCACCATCCCAGAGCTCATCAACTACCACCAGCACAATGCAGCAG GTATGGTTAGCAGGCTGAAATACATTGTGTCTAACCGTGCACGGCCTCCATCAACGGCAGGGCTTGGCTATG GTGTGTGGGAGATTGACCCCCATTGCCTCACCTTCATCAAAGAGCTGGGCTGTGGTCAGTTTGGAGTGGTGAAGTATGGAAAGTGGCAGGGCCGGCATGACGTGGCCATTAAGATGATCAAAGAGGGCTCCATGTCTGAAGATGATTTCATAGAAGAAGCCAAAATCATGAT GAAGCTTCGACACGAGAACCTGGTCCAGCTGTACGGAGTGTGCACCAAACAAAGACCCATTTATATAGTGACTGAGTTCCTTTCCAATGGCTGCCTGCTGACGTACCTCAGGGAGGGCCTGAAGCAGCACCCAACAGTTGTCCAGCTCCTGGAGATGTGTAAGGACGTCTCCGAGGGCATGGCCTATCTTGAGTCGAAGCAGTACATCCACAGAGATCTG GCTGCCCGGAACTGTTTAGTAGATGGCAATGGCACCGTCAAAGTGACTGACTTCGGACTGTCTAG GTACGTCTTAGATGATGAGTACACAAGCTCGGCGGGATCCAAGTTTCCTGTTCGCTGGTCACCTCCTGAGGTCCTCCTCTACTGCAAATTCAGCAGCAAGTCGGACATATGGGCATATG GGGTTCTTATGTGGGAGGTGTACACTTTGGGCCGGCTTCCGTATGAACGCCTCAACAACACGGAAATAGTGGATCAGGTGTCCCGGGGCCTGCGCCTCTTCCGCCCCCAGCTGGCCAATGAGAAGGTCTACAGCATTATGTCAAGCTGTTGGCTTGAT aaagCAGATGAGAGACCCACCTTTGAGGAGCTGGCGCTGGCTGTTCAGGATGTGCTGTACGAGCTCCAGTAG
- the timm8a gene encoding mitochondrial import inner membrane translocase subunit Tim8 A, with amino-acid sequence MDGQGATPDPQLQQFIEIESQKQRFQQLVHQMTEVCWEKCMDKPGPKLDSRTEVCFVNCVERFIDTSQFILNRLEQTQRSKGSLSENMSD; translated from the exons ATGGACGGCCAGGGAGCGACACCGGACCCTCAACTTCAGCAGTTCATCGAAATCGAGTCTCAAAAACAAAGATTTCAGCAGCTGGTGCATCAAATGACTGAGGTTTGCTGG GAGAAGTGTATGGATAAACCCGGGCCAAAGCTGGACTCAAGGACAGAAGTGTGCTTCGTTAACTGTGTGGAGCGATTTATTGACACCAGCCAGTTCATCCTAAACAGACTGGAACAGACTCAGAGGAGCAAGGGCTCACTCTCTGAAAACATGTCAGACTAA
- the LOC139207259 gene encoding magnesium transporter NIPA2 translates to MEVNRLDFYIGLSLAVSSSAFIGASFILKKKGLLRLASKGSMRAGQGGYAYLKEWLWWAGLISMGAGEAANFAAYAFAPATLVTPLGALSVLVSAVLSSYFLNERLNVHGKIGCLLCVLGSTVMVIHAPLEEEVASLSAMAEKLRDPGFIVFAVCVVGSSLVLIFAVAPRFGQKNVLVYILICSVIGSLSVSCVKGLGIGIKELFAGTAVLREPLFWSLVICLVICVSIQINYLNKALDIFNTSIVTPIYYVFFTTSVMACSAILFKEWLSMTTDGVVGTISGFLTIILGIFLLHAFKDITFSWDSLPLYLRKGPPQGFPWGHQPYVALPSHDTQAEDGMKLPREGSSKGGWGTHQRAP, encoded by the exons ATGGAGGTGAACCGTCTGGACTTCTACATCggtctctctctggctgtgagCTCCAGCGCTTTTATCGGTGCGAGCTTCATCTTGAAGAAGAAAGGCCTTCTGCGATTGGCCAGCAAGGGCTCGATGCGAGCAG GTCAAGGGGGGTATGCTTACCTGAAGGAATGGCTGTGGTGGGCAGGACTCATTTCAA TGGGAGCAGGAGAAGCCGCTAACTTCGCTGCATATGCATTTGCACCGGCCACACTGGTGACTCCTCTTGGGGCACTGAGTGTACTTGTAAG TGCCGTGCTCTCCTCTTACTTTCTCAATGAGAGGCTAAACGTACATGGGAAAATTGGTTGTTTGCTGTGCGTGCTGGGCTCCACAGTGATGGTGATCCATGCCCCGCTGGAAGAGGAGGTCGCCTCCCTCAGTGCCATGGCTGAGAAGCTCAGAGACCCAG GTTtcattgtgtttgctgtgtgcgTTGTGGGAAGCAGCCTGGTTCTTATCTTTGCTGTGGCGCCGCGGTTTGGACAGAAGAATGTGCTGGTCTACATCCTGatctgctctgtgattggctccctctctgtgtcttgtGTCAAGGGCCTGGGCATTGGCATTAAGGAGCTGTTTGCTGGGACAGCAGTGCTGAGGGAACCCCTGTTCTGGTCCTTAGTCATCTGCCTGGTAATCTGTGTCAGCATTCAGATCAATTACCTGAACAAAGCCCTCGACATTTTTAACACCTCCATAGTCACTCCCATCTACTACGTCTTCTTCACCACCTCTGTCATGGCCTGCTCAGCCATCCTCTTCAAGGAGTGGCTGAGTATGACCACTGATGGAGTAGTGGGGACGATTAGCGGGTTCCTCACCATCATTTTGGGaatcttcctcctccatgcCTTCAAGGACATTACATTCAGCTGGGATTCCCTCCCCCTCTACCTGAGGAAAGGTCCCCCTCAGGGCTTTCCATGGGGGCACCAGCCTTATGTGGCTCTTCCCAGCCACGACACACAAGCAGAGGATGGCATGAAACTGCCTAGAGAAGGAAGCTCCAAGGGGGGGTGGGGTACACACCAGAGAGCTCCTTAA
- the mars2 gene encoding methionine--tRNA ligase, mitochondrial — protein sequence MTFLLVTRGCNTVHKLQQSLFFSAVPALSRHQRLAVLRYTSTHVCKDRNYFITTPIFYVNASPHLGHLYSAVIADCLHRYKLLQGFNSKFATGTDEHGLKIQQAAEAAGKDPLAFCTDVSERFKHLFSSCDISYTDYIRTTEQRHREAVKHFWSVLWNKGLIYKGNYEGWYSTQDESFLTPSQVGDALDSSGREIKVSLESGHKVEWMKEENYMFRLSAFQSQLLEWLRGNPQAIQPKRFSQAVLLWLQEDLPDLSVSRHRSRLQWGIPVPGDDEQTIYVWLDALVNYLTVAGYPDKHGRWWDVAHHIVGKDILKFHAIYWPSFLLGAGLPLPKTIHVHSHWTVGGKKMSKSLGNVVDPLDRSQMFTTDGLRYFLLRQGVPDSDCDYRDVKVIKLLNAELADSLGGLLNRCTAPALNPAQVYPSFCSQSFPRERGGRTVDQDYHMLDVVKNLPAVVEQHYESMHVYKALEAISACVRQTNGFVQRHAPWKLDMRDSEDQRWLDTIIHVSLECLRIYGTLLQPVVPEISNKLLSRLGVQPGERSLADVNFLPRYWGLNCPFEGRALGPNSGVLFSRLESQNTVKPKPPKTKKAANSK from the exons ATGACTTTTCTGTTGGTCACCAGAGGCTGTAATACTGTTCACAAACTGCAACAAAGCCTATTTTTCTCAGCGGTTCCAGCTCTATCGAGACATCAGAGATTGGCTGTGTTGAGATACACGAGCACACATGTCTGCAAAGACAGGAATTACTTCATAACTACCCCCATCTTCTATGTTAACGCTTCTCCTCACTTAGGACACTTGTATTCAGCTGTGATAGCCGACTGCCTACACAGGTACAAGCTGCTTCAGGGCTTCAACTCGAAGTTTGCAACAG GCACAGACGAACATGGCTTGAAAATCCAACAAGCTGCTGAAGCTGCGGGAAAAGATCCCCTGGCCTTCTGCACTGATGTGTCTGAGAGATTCAAACATCTCTTCAGCAGCTGCGATATATCATATACTGACTACATAAGAACCACTGAGCAGAGACACCGTGAGGCTGTGAAGCACTTCTGGTCAGTGCTCTGGAACAAAGGGCTCATCTACAAGGGGAATTATGAAGGCTGGTACTCCACCCAAGATGAAAGCTTCCTCACGCCGTCGCAGGTGGGCGATGCTTTGGACTCGTCAGGGAGGGAGATCAAGGTATCGCTGGAGAGTGGCCACAAG GTGGAGTGGATGAAAGAGGAGAACTACATGTTCCGTCTGTCTGCATTTCAGTCTCAGCTGCTGGAGTGGCTCAGAGGAAATCCCCAGGCCATACAGCCTAAGCGTTTCTCCCAAGCTGTTCTCCTTTGGCTGCAGGAAGACCTTCCTGACCTCTCCGTGTCCCGTCACAGAAGCCGCCTTCAGTGGGGCATCCCAGTCCCCGGCGATGATGAACAAACCATCTATGTGTGGTTAGACGCTCTGGTGAACTACCTCACAGTAGCTGGCTATCCTGATAAACACGGCCGGTGGTGGGACGTGGCCCACCATATTGTCGGAAAGGACATCTTAAAATTTCATGCCATCTACTGGCCATCCTTTCTTCTAGGGGCCGGACTGCCGCTGCCAAAGACAATACATGTGCACTCTCACTGGACAGTAGGAGGAAAGAAGATGTCTAAAAGTTTGGGTAATGTGGTGGATCCTCTTGATCGCTCACAGATGTTCACAACTGATGGTTTGAGGTACTTTCTTCTGCGTCAGGGTGTCCCAGACTCCGACTGTGATTACAGAGACGTCAAAGTCATCAAACTGCTCAACGCAGAGCTTGCTGACTCTCTGGGCGGTCTGCTGAACCGCTGCACAGCTCCAGCTCTTAACCCAGCTCAGGTCTACccctctttctgctctcagtcctTCCCACGAGAACGTGGCGGCAGGACTGTGGATCAAGACTACCACATGTTGGATGTAGTGAAAAATCTGCCCGCTGTAGTGGAGCAGCACTACGAGAGCATGCATGTATACAAAGCTCTGGAGGCCATCAGTGCCTGTGTGAGGCAGACAAACGGGTTTGTTCAGCGTCACGCACCTTGGAAGCTGGATATGAGGGACAGTGAAGATCAGCGCTGGTTAGACACCATCATCCATGTTTCCCTTGAATGCCTGAGGATTTATGGCACGCTCCTCCAGCCAGTAGTGCCAGAGATTTCAAACAAGCTGCTGTCCAGACTCGGGGTGCAACCAGGCGAGAGGAGCTTGGCAGATGTGAACTTCCTGCCAAGGTATTGGGGACTGAACTGTCCCTTCGAAGGAAGAGCGCTTGGACCCAACTCTGGAGTGCTTTTTAGTCGCTTGGAAAGTCAGAATACAGTTAAGCCGAAACCTCCgaaaacaaaaaaggcagcAAATTCGAAATGA